From Scleropages formosus chromosome 9, fSclFor1.1, whole genome shotgun sequence, one genomic window encodes:
- the cbr4 gene encoding LOW QUALITY PROTEIN: carbonyl reductase family member 4 (The sequence of the model RefSeq protein was modified relative to this genomic sequence to represent the inferred CDS: deleted 1 base in 1 codon) gives MSKKLCAVFGGSRGIGRSVARLLAERGRGAAVVSPGLECAQATARCLVLACAPSVLLLVDRQSPPLTAADHGALSCDVSDELRVRRTFERLRQRSGGIRYLVNAAGVDRDALLFGARTEDMVDLLHTNLLGTVLTCRAALRSMLRKPGGAIVNVGSVVGLKGNAGQGIYSATKAALEGFACSLAKEVAARNIRVNLVAPGFIRTDMTTALGEEHPKVAIPLGGFGEPSQVAHAVLFLLQTPYVTGQVLVVDDGMQLVM, from the exons ATGTCGAAGAAGCTCTGTGCCGTGTTCGGAGGTTCCAGGGGAATCGGTCGCTCCGTCGCCCGCCTCTTGGCGGAGAGGGGACGCGGGGCGGCTGTCGTCTCGCCGGGCCTGGAGTGCGCGCAGGCGACGGCGAGGTGCCTTGTGCTTGCCTGTGCTCCCAGCGTGCTCTTGCTCGTTGACCGACAGTCTCCTCCTCTGACCGCAGCGGACCACGGGGCCCTGAGCTGCGATGTCTCCGACGAGCTCCGGGTGCGCAGAACGTTCGAGCGGCTCCGGCAGCGCTCCGGAGGCATCCGCTACCTGGTCAACGCGGCGGGAGTCGACAG AGACGCGCTGCTGTTCGGGGCCAGGACCGAGGACATGGTGGACCTCCTACACACC AACCTGCTGGGCACCGTGCTCACGTGTCGCGCCGCTCTGCGGAGCATGCTCCGTAAGCCAGGAGGCGCCATCGTCAACGTGG GCTCCGTGGTTGGGCTGAAGGGCAACGCCGGCCAGGGCATCTACAGTGCTACCAAAGCCGCTCTCGAGGGCTTCGCGTGCTCTCTGGCCAAGGAAGTGGCCGCGCGCAACATCCGCGTCAACTTGGTGGCCCCAG GCTTCATCCGCACGGACATGACGACGGCGCTGGGGGAGGAGCACCCGAAAGTGGCCATTCCACTGGGTGGATTCGGGGAGCCCTCGCAGGTGGCTCATGCTGTGCTCTTCCTGCTCCAGACACCCTACGTGACCGGGCAGGTGCTTGTGGTGGACGACGGCATGCAGCTGGTCATGTAG